From the Cloeon dipterum chromosome 4, ieCloDipt1.1, whole genome shotgun sequence genome, the window atctttttttatttatattatatacaaTACCTCTGAACCACCTTAAAAAGTAGATgggtaaatttttagaaaccaTAGAAggtaaaaaacttaaattacgGGGCTTTTTTCTCCaaagatttcattttgtaTGTAACCTGTAATTTTTGAGATAATATTTATGAGAAGATTGTCTCAACAGGGCGTCAAGAAGTGAAGAAGCCTAATTGTAAGCCAACCAGGAAAGGATCAGAGAAGCGAATGCTCCAAACTTTGGTGAGACTTGCCGAAAAGTTGAAGGCAAATGGTGAGAATCACTGTTTTTCCCTTgcattttcataaattgtGCGTTTTTTGCGCAGATCTTCTGACCATTTATTACACTAAGAAGCTGGAGGAGTGGACTGAGTTGTTGAATGATGGTAAGATGTCGCAcacttttttatatgtttGTCACTTTGGTTAGGATCACGCTAGCCTGATTTAAATCTCGAGCTTTTTGtagttatttcaaattaaattaattatagacTTGaggaatgagaaaaaattaaaattaatatatttatagtgTCTGTGACTTTGTCTTTGATAGTTAatgaatcaaataatatttttcattaatatatGTCGCACGAACAATACTTCCGccattttgaatcaaattattccttttaaatgtgaaaattggTGATATTTCCTTATAactatgttaaaaatttattcttgtcCCCTTTTTCTGCAAGCCTTGTGTTTTTGTGCTAGTTTTTCTGAGctggaatgaaattaattcatattatcTGCCACTTCTTCAGAAAATAACGACACCTATGATGTGGACGGCTTGGAGGAAAGTTCAAAAGAGAAACCAAAGGCTCCTGCTGAAAATCTGGCCACTGCTGTTGTGCTGTCGGAGGAAGCTGCTCCCCCCTCTGACGCTCCACCTAGTCCTGAGAGCGAGAAAACTGctgaagagaaagagaaagagcctGAAGCCACTGAGGAAGCTGCTTCCACAGCCGAGAAAAACATCTACGTGTTTGAGCCTCTGAATTCGGAGTTGAAGGCTGCTGCTGAGGAAAATCTGATCCCAAAGGACGTGGATGGTGAAGCTACGGTCATGAATGACACGCCCGTCCCTTTTGCCGACCCTCAGTATGCAGAAGCTGGAACTCCTCCAGCTGGAGGAGATCAGGATAAAGCTGTCGACATTTTTGATGAAGACCTTGTCCTGCCCTACGACACGCCTGAAACCTTGTCGgctactgacaatgaggaaaTGGACATGCTGGCGGTTGAAATGGAGGAGGCTCAATCGAAGCCTGTCGAAGCTGGCGATTCTACCACAggtaaaaaccaattttatggtttaattctaaaagcaatttaatgtttaaactTGTTGACACACATTTATCTAGTTTGCTCCTAGTTCTATAtgtgccaaaattaatttataaataaatataataaaaatgcacatcACAAATAATTGAGGTTGTTCAAAGTGTGTATTTTTACAAAGAACTATataaagtttgaatttaaatttcttataatATGTTAGCAGGTTGCGCTCATCAAGATGCTGCGGTGCAGGAAGAGGCTGAAGAACCCAATCCCAGCACCACTAGAAAAGCTAATGGCGAGTTTGAAGATGGCGAGGATGATTGGATGGAACTCTCGGACGACGACTCAGTTTGCGATGTGAGCATGGCGATTGACGAAGAGGCTGCTGACACTGAAGGTATATTAGCGTCTGTAAAATGACTGAGCTTGCCCTGCTCTAAACAATAAACACACCACAGGTGAAGAACAGGCATCGAGTGTCCATCAAGAGGCCCCAGAGAAAGAGACAGCAGATTCTCAGCAAGTCATCCCCATGGTTGAAAACAAAAGCCAATCGGCTCCACCTGCCGACGCCGACAAAGTGGCTCTCGACTTGCTGCAGGCCGAGAATGCTGGGGTGCCTGCCAAAATCGTGGAGGGTCAAGTTTCCCACGTGGTCAGCTCTGATTTAGAGTTGGCCAGTCTTTGGGACACTCACGAGGAGATTGAGACGCAGTCGCTGGCACTCGAGGTTAGCTCtggtttctttttatttgatgatcTCTTTTTCTAAAGATTGAACTATGGAGTGTTCTTAAATTGCATTGTTCTCTGTGTCTTTTTGTTGGGAATTAAGAAtcaatttatagttttaagtgaaaaatatctatAATCAGTCTAATTTTAGTATATTTGAAAACCTGATTAGAAGACCTGATTTCAAGTAGACAAGATGACAACTGTTTGTTTAGTTATGTTatttacagtattttttattcaacgtGCATTCAGGAATTAGTACAGGTTTAATTTACTTGTAATTGATCACAAACCATCTTGCTTACTtgcatggaaaatattttatcatcaTTCAAGACAATTTGAAGTGCTCTTAAGATTCAGGGTGTTATTTATATCAACTCTATGGAATGTAAAAATGGTGCGGAAATTTGGTTACAAAATGAACTTGTGTTTTTCTCATCGTGTATTCTGGAATTTTCTAGTTTCTCAAACCTTATTAACGCGTACAGGATAGGATGTGAAAAAAACCATGGTCGGAAAAACTTATGTCTCTATGTTTCttacgtaaaataaaaatctcaaggCAAGATTTAACTCGGCATTAtctgaatatattatttgtaattttctagcttttttgtttgtaaagaTACTGTTTACAGAGCTGACAaatgattgattaaaattcgcagacaagaaaaatctaattatgATCATGAAATACTTTTCTCTAGACAACATTTATTGATTGATGGCTCATTTTTAACTCGGAGAATTTTGCCTAAGAACTGATGAAAGatcttgttttaaaatacattttggcaaacgattttttaactgtacttGCCTTGAGttgtaaaagtaaaaaaattaaacatatttccAGACGAGACTTGTTTAATTTACACCTTGAAAAATCTTATTCACTAATTTGAGAGGGATAACttataattactttttattctatttacctgatgttgttttttttccaaataaatttgctaagcatattttagttttacaaAACAAAGATGTGTTCACAGGTGCCTGCTGAAAGGGCAGCCGATGCTCCTTCCACTTTACAGAGCAGCAATGCAGAGGGAGCTGCTGATGTCCAAAATACTGAAGAAGATGAAGAACCAGAAATGGTGCAGCCAAGGAAAGTGTTGAAGCGCAAATCAGGCGCGCTCCAACAGAAGGGCTGTCCTAAAAAGGCAAAGAAGAGCTGCAAGTACTCTCCTGGCAAGACGGACACACCTCAGCCGAGGATGAAGATTGATGACGAAGCTCCTGACGCCATGGGAAGGCCCAGGGCGAAGAAAACGGTGGGAAGGAACAAGAGGCTGCTTGACTACCCTCAGTTTGAAGTGCAGGTAGGCTCAAGGCTCAAAGTTGAGCCTTCATTAGGCATTTGACCCATTTGTACGGTTATTTGCTTCATTTCATTGAGGACAGATAAGCCGTAACTGGTATCAAGcccaaaaatgttaaaaatttaggattttGTGATGTCAGATTATATCACACTTGTCTTGGGGAGGGTTGTCGAAATCTTTATGTactaaaaatcattatattgatctacaattttttatattcatggTTAATAAGACACCTCAAAGCTTTCATTTATTGcactttttttacaaatctatTTGTGACTTCTCTTGTTGTATAGCGGAGGAAGAAGAACAAGCAGCGCAGCCAAAGGGAAGGAATCAACAGAAGAGTGAAAAAGCTGGTTTGTTGTCAGCTCTGCGGTTTCACCATCACTAACCTATAGATGAGCAACCATAAAATATGTTCCTCTCTCATTTAACCTTTGATACCTATTACTTTACACAAAGATAATGCTTCCTTTTGAAAGGAAACAGAACTTGCACTGCGTCGTCTGCACGATTGTCAAGATTTGTTGTTGTGAATTTGCTagatcatttaaaataaactctgCTCTTCTGTTTTTAcccttaaaattgtttttttctgtaagATTTTGTGCATTCTGCCTATCCAAAGAGTCAATTGACATTTCAAAAACTTATAAACTTAAACATTTTTCGAAATTGGGTAGTCGTTGACACTGCAAGGGATTTATCAAATATCAGTGGGGAGGAAGGCTTCTTGTAATTCGTTGAGCCGAAACAGATTTCCAATTGGAATACGATTATCTTCATGCTGGCACGCACGCTACGCAGGCAGGCGTGATCGCAGAGGAGCAATCGCATCAATTCGACTGTATTACTTTATTGGAGAGATCAAAACTAAAACATATTGAATCGAAAGAAGAGTTTCCTTCATAAGGCCTTAGTAAGtttcttttgaaatgaaaaattcagtggCTTCAGTGAAAAAAGCACCTTCAATCCTGCACGAAAATAAAACTGGTTCTCTACAAATTGTAGCCGTGTAGAGATCCAGTTGGTGTGCAGCTTGAAGGTCGTCAGCGGCTCTGGCAGCTCCCTTGAGCGCGCCGGCTGGCCACCGCCACCACCGCAGGGTCCAGAGAGAGCAGGCTCATCATCCACACCCGTTAATTACTTGTGCATTGTGTGTGTCTCACTTGTCAGTTGTCTCCTTGTGCAcgtgtttgaataaaaaagagatGTGTAGGGCGGACAATAATTCGAAACACTACTGGCTTTTAAGTAGAAAACTGCGATCAATTCTGCAAGAATGTCCGAGATAGCAATTGGCTGTGAGGATGGTAATTGGAATTTGAACGGGACAACAAAGCATAAgagaaaatccaattttaatttaaaatgcagaaTGCCAGGAAAAATAAGACAAGGGGGAAAAGGCTTAATGTCCCGTCTGAAGTGAAAAACAACGAGTTacataatattgttttattatttctcacaTTAAAGGGAGAAGgtccaaaataaaacaaagttttatttatgtattttgtaAGTAATTAGTattagaacaaattaaaaatacacaagtATGAaactttattatattatttaagtacataaataaatcaactgtGCGTCGTTCATGTCATTGTTTGATAGTAGGGGATGAATTTATGGTTAAATATTCTCAAGTTGGGGCGCCAGCTAGAGCCACACGTGTGCCTTTAACTCAGGGTCCACCGCCTTAACGTCTCGCCCATTTCCAGCAGCAACtatcagtcaaattttttcaaacgaaAACTCATaagacttttaatttttgctcaaattaattcattccgtgatttgaatttatgtgaacttaatttatttttattcacattagttaagatatttaaattccttGAACAACAAGGTGTCCACGCCAAGAATATCCTACGAATTTGAGATCTTAATTTGATATGCCTAAGTTAATCAGCAGAGGATAATAATTAACCGTCTGAAATTCTAACATTTTGAGCACATTATGAATGATTTTGTAGCGTGTGCTAGTgcgagtaattaaaaaattgctattttccGCTGCTAATCTTAAACGAAAGAGCAACCAATAATTAGTAGATACACCACAGCAGATCCCAGCATCGACTATTTATTACAGACGAAACGATGCGTTTGCTCCTCTGCGATCACGCCTGTGCCAGCCTCAATAATCACAGTCTGATTTAATATTACACATATGCTTAAAGACGAAATCTGTTTTGGCTCGATGAAATACATGAAAAGCCAATGATATTTGAGAAATCCGTTTCCTTGTCGCACTGTtcagattgaaaaataattgaagatCCGATTTTTGAAATGCGATTTAATTCCTTTGGATCGGCAGAATGCATCAAATTTTACgtaggaaatttattaatgtacAAACACAGTCCATTAGAGTAgagcagtttatttttaatggtcCAGCACAATTAACAAatcttgcattttaaaatgcagcaCGAGATTCATGCAAACGACGCAGTACAAGGTAACACGTTAAACTTCAAGAAAATTTAGGTTTCCTTTCAAAGGAATTAAGCGTGgtctttttgtaaaaaaataggtATCAAAGGTTAAATGAGAGAGGAACATATTATTCTATGGTTGCTCATCTATAGGTTAATGACGGTGAAACCGCAGAGCTGACGACCAACCAGCATTTTCATTCTCCTGTTGATTCTCTCCCTTTGGCTGCGCTGCTTGTTCTTCTTCCTCCGCTATACAACAAGAGAAGTCAcaaattgatttgtaaaaagtgCAATAAATGAAAGCTTTGAGGTGCCTTGTTAAccttgaatataaaaaaattgtagatcaatataatgatttttagtACATAAAGATTTTGACAACCCTCCCCAAGACAAGTGTGATTTAATCAGGCATCACATaatcctaaatttttaacatttttgggCTTGATACCAGTTACGGCTTATCTGTCCTCAATGAAATGAAGCAAATAACCGTACAAATGGGTCCAATGCCTAATGAAGGCTCAACTTTGAGCCTTGAGCCTACCTGCACTTCAAACTCAGGGTAGTCAAGCAGCCTCTTGTTCCTTCCCACCGTTTTCTTCGGCCTGGGCCTTCCCATGGCGTCAGGAGCTTCGTCATCAATCTTCATCATCGGCTGAGGTGTGTCCGTCTTGCCAGGAGAGAACTTGCAGCTCTTCTTTGCCTTTTTAGGACAGCCCTTCTGTTGGAGCGCGCCTAATTTGCGCTTCAACACTTTCTTTGGCTGCACCATTTCTGGTTCTTCATCTTCTTCAGTATTTTGGACTTCAGCAGCTTCCTCTGCATTGCTGCTCTGTAAGGTGGAAGGAGCATCGGCTGCCCTTTCAGCAGGCACCTGTGaacacatttttgttttggaaaacttaaatattcatatcaaatttatttggaaaaacaccattaagtaaattaaataaaaagttatataAATTATCTCTCTCATATAAGTGAATAAGATTTTTCATAGTGTAAATGGAACAAGTCTCTTCTgggtgtttaattttttggacttGTACAACTGAAGGCAATAGTGTACAGTTAAAATCGTTTGCcataatgtattttaaaacaagatCATTCGTCATTTCTTTGGCAAAATTCTCAGAGTCACAAATGAGCTgtcaattaataaatgttgtcaaaagaaataaGTATTTCATGATCACAAAAGGATCACGTCTCaggattttaatcaataatctATCAGCTCTGTTGATAGTATCTTAGTAGAATGAATTGGGGACTTAACTTCAAGAAACTTACACATTTATTCAGATTATGCGGAGTTAAATCTACTTTACACCATTAAagtcatttattatttgccttgagatttttattttacagaaaaaaacaatgaaacacaataataaatagacccaaattcaagtttttccgaccctgattatttattttcacgtcGTATCCTTCACGCGTCAATAAGGtgagaaaatagaaaatcccAGAATACATGACGAGAAAAACAGAAGTCACATTTTGTAACCAAGTTTCCGCATTATTTACATTCCAaggaatttatataaataacacCCAAATTCTTAAGAACAATAATTAACTTTGTCTTGAATGATAAAATATGTTCCATACAAGTAAACAAGATGGTCTGTGTTTaatggcaaataaattaaaactgtacTAATTCCTCGATGCgtgttgaaaacaaaatattgatgacATAAAGGTTGTCAATTACATACTAAAACAACTGTTGTCATCTATCTACTTGACATCAGGTTTACTTAGAGCCgcattgattttcaaatactAAATGTGTAGCGAGtgatttaagatatttttcacttaaaactataaattgaTTCTTAATTCCCAACAAAAAGACACAAAGAACAATGCAATTAAAGAACACTCCAGAGTTCAATCTTTAGAAAAAGAgatcatcaaataaaaagaaaccaGAGCTAACCTCAAGTGCCAGCGAATGCGTCTCAATCTCCTCGTGAGTGTCCCAAAGACTGGCCAACTCAAAATCAGAGCTGACCACGTGGGAAACTTGATCCTCCACGACTTTGGCAGGCACCCCAGCATTCTCGGCCTGCAGCAAGTCGAGAGCCACTTTGTCGGCGTCGGCAGGTGGAGCCGATTGGCTTTTGTTTTCAGCCATGGGGATGACTTGCTGAGAGTCTGCTGTCTCTTTCTCAGGGGCCTCTTGATGGACACTCAATTCCTGTTCTTCACCTGTGGATTGTTTATTGTTTAGAGCAGGGCAATCTCAgtcattttacaaaaaaatgctattttacCTTCAGCGTCAGCAGCCTCTTCGTCAATCGCCATGCTCACATCGCAAACTGAGTCGTCGTCCGAGAATTCCATCCAATCATCCTCGCCATCTTCAAACTTATCATTAGCTTTCCCAGTGGTGCTGGGATTGGGTTCATCAGCCTCTTCCCTCATCACAGCATCTTGATGAGCGCAACCTGCTaacaaaatgagaaatttaaattcaaaccttTGTTCTTTGTAACATCATACACTCGGAACAACTCAAATCTTTTgagatatgtattttttacatatgcattaataaattaatttttgccagaGCGGACTTgagaataacaaaaaatatgaaatgaaatttgatgaatttgaATGTGTGTCAATATCAAACCATAGTTTGACCATTCATTTAGCATTCTCCATTCACCCGTCCAAGCTCTATAATGATCtgattgcaaaattcattaaatttcgcATATCATACAAAAAAAGTCAATACAAATCTGAAGAATTTTCGGCTGAGGCTTCAAACAATACGATGTAATCAGGCagctatttaataaatttagagctgaataaaaaatcaatgattgctcaaaatattcaacaaatcCCAAGAAACCTTAAGCAATCTAAAGAACGTctggtgaaaaataataaaattgatttataatatATCCTCCATTATCAAGATATTTAATAGGGTGAGCATTGTCTCATCAGAATTAAAGTCGGGCGTACGCTACTGAGCAAGAGAAGTTTGTCTCTCCACGGGTTTGGAATCAGGTTTACTGTCcaatattaatgatttttaattcaacgtATATTATGCTGTAAAGTGTCAATTAGGACACTTAAATTCACTTGGCAATCACATATGGCTCTCAATTATCGATCATTCCACGAGAAagcgatgaaaataaattggaaggGATCGTAAAAAGTGAcctttaaattgcatttgagCCTCCATGATTTCAACTGCCAGCATGTCCATTTCCTCAGTAGCCGACAAGGTTTCAGGCGTGTCGTAGGGCAGGAAGAGGTCTTCATCAAAAATGTCGACAGCTTCATCCTGATCTCCTCCAGCTGGAGTTCCTGCTTCTGCAGACTGAGGGTCGGCCAAAGAGACGGGCGTGTCATTCATGACTGCAGCTTCACCATCCACGTTCTTTGGGATCAGATTTTCCTCAGCAGCAGCTGTCAACTCCATATTCAGAGGCTCAAACACGTAGATGTTTTCCTTGGCTGTGGAAGCAGCCTCCTCAGTGGCTTCaggctctttctctttctcttcagCAGTTTTCTCGCTTGCAGGACTAGGTGGAGCGTCAGAGGGGACAGCAGCTTCTTCCGACAGCACAACAGCAGTGGCCAGATTTTCAGCAGGAGCCTCACAGTTTGGTTTCTCTTTTGAACTTTCCTCCAAGCCGTCCACATCATAGGTGTCGTTATTTTCTGAAGAAGCGACAgataatatgaattaatttcattccagCTCAGAAGAACTGGCACGAAAACACAAGGCTTGCAGAAAATAAGGacaagaataaatttgaaacatagttttaaggaaatatcaccaattttcacatttaaaaggaataatttaattcaaaatggcggAAGTATTGTTCGTGCGACTtgtattaatgaaaaatactaTTATTTGATTCATTATCTATCAAAGACAAAGTCACTGAcactataaatatattttaattttaattttttctcattcctCAAGtccataattaatttaatttgaaataactaCAAAAAGCTCGAGATTTAAACCAGGCTAGCGTGATCCTAACCAAAGTGACAAACATATAAAAAAAGTGTGCGACATCTTACCATCATTCAACATTTCAGTCCAATCCTCCAGTTTCTTAGTGTAATAAATAGTCAGAAGATCTgcgcaaaaaatgcacaattACGAAAAATGCAAGGGAAAAACAGTGATTCTCACCATTTGCCTTCAACTTTTCGGCAAGTCTCACCAAAGTTCGGAGCATTCGCTTCTCTGATCCTTTCCTGGTTGGCTTACAATTAGGCTCCTTCTCTTCTTGACGCCCTGTTGAGACAATCTTCTCATAAATATAATCGCAAAAATTACAGGTTACAtacaaaatgaaatctttgaagaaaaatgccccgtaatttatgtttttaccTTCTAtagtttctaaaaaatttactcttcttctttttaagGTGGTTGAGAGGTATTGCATCACCATTACAATTAATACAAGtgaaaaaagattaaaacttAATGCTTTTGAGGTTCTTTTACTAACTTTACCCATTCACTTCCATAACTAGAAAATAAGACATGGCAGATACATACCAAGAGCAGCAATCTTCTCATCCCGAGCCGCAATTAGGACATTTTGCTGGTCGATGATCGCTTTGTCCTGCTTGTGGATCAATTCATAGACAGAAATCAATTTGTTGGTCTGCTCCACGAACGCCCGGGCCTCTTTTAGCTGCGTTTCCAGCTCTTGTATCTGCTTCTTTAGATTGTCATTGGCAGctgccagcagcagcgccTGCTCCGCATCCGCATGCGAGGAATTCATTGCCCACTGATGAGAAAATCCTGCAACATTCTggagttaaatttatatttttcattgattcaAAAGCCATACCTGCTAAGTGTGACTCGTCTGGTGAGATTTATGAGAAGTGCCGATTTATTGCATCGATTAGCCCGCAGGACGGTGCTTCAAAGCACTCAAAAATCGCTtccaaaacagaaaattagtCTGCAATGCACTTTGAATCCGATTGAGAGCAGCGAATTCTGCGAAAGTCAACGGTCGCGCGGTTGTGAATCAGCGATAAGTGCGATAAATCCGGATAAATCGTGTTCTCCGTGATgaacaacaaacaacaaaccAAGATGGCCGACCAATTGTCTACACTCGAGCAAATTAATTCTAGAACTGAGCAGTGACAGTGAGCACCAGGAGAAAGTGAGAGTGACGTCACAGTATCGTTACAAAGAGATTGGCAGCTCCCCGGTGCGCATGCGCGTGGAGGGAATCCACCGATTTTTGAGATTCTTGAGTCTAATTCACTCTGCGATGATGATTTACGCGGTGGCCCAGGAGCGGCAAGCGGACTGCTCACAGAGCGTTTCTTCAATTCACGCAACGCTTGCTCCCAATGCCATCCAACcggataattaataaaacaataataattacgataatttcaaaatagagACTAAACGCGTCGACATTATTTCACAAGAAAATTTAGCTGTGATCTGTGATTCTTCTTGACAATTTTCGTCACATCATAAGAATTTAGGGAGTAAAAAAGTGAGGGTGAAACGCTAAAAGGGGCGATTTTTATTCAACCCTGACATGAGTacattttatctaaaaacCTGGACAAAAAAGTTAACCATATATAAAATAAGCAGctagcattaattaaatttttcattcacatATATTTAATGAATAGATAATATGGATcagtttgataatttaattccaaattttttggaCGGTTTTTTGGTGAGGATAGAAATGCCCTGCTCAGgagtgttaaattaaaataaatccaaaaggGTCAGCGCCACGCACCCGCTTTTATGTTGTTATTATGGAGCTCCTAATTTGGTGAGTATATTTATAATACGGCAGCTAATTCAGCTGCTGACGAGCGTGAACAAAAAGATTGCCATTAACTTGGCGTGTGTTTTGGTCACAACATCGTCGATCGATATGAAAAGCCactcgaatttatttttaataattggagCAATGGTATTATCTGATGACATCCTGCAAAAGTGAAAGCTGTCTGTGTTTAgtgtacataaataattaaattttatcaattatcgCTATCTTTAGACGCAGCGCAGCTTCTTACTgactgttttatattttaaacagttcGTTTCCATATAattgtggaaaaaaattgatcaatagAAAAGATATAATAGCTGGCAGGCTAGACAAAACGCGTCGACGTCGACTTACTTCATGTGTTAtaattatgcaacccgcgctgCAAGACTGCCAGGCGGCACGGTTTCGAACTCTCTACCGCAATAGATTGATTTTGTtcattgattttgcatttctgctATATTGCAAGAAACGTTGCCCCCTTTTGATCCGTTCATCGAgtgaataaacaatttttgaatgcATTCAT encodes:
- the LOC135942785 gene encoding retinitis pigmentosa 1-like 1 protein isoform X2, whose translation is MNSSHADAKQALLLVAANDNLKKQIQELETQLKEARAFVEQTNELISVYELIHKQDKAIMDQQNVLIAARDEKIAALGRQEVKKPNCKPTRKGSEKRMLQTLVRLAEKLKANDLLTIYYTKKLEEWTELLNDENNDTYDVDGLEESSKEKPKAPAENLATAVVLSEEAAPPSDAPPSPESEKTAEEKEKEPEATEEAASTAEKNIYVFEPLNSELKAAAEENLIPKDVDGEATVMNDTPVPFADPQYAEAGTPPAGGDQDKAVDIFDEDLVLPYDTPETLSATDNEEMDMLAVEMEEAQSKPVEAGDSTTGCAHQDAAVQEEAEEPNPSTTRKANGEFEDGEDDWMELSDDDSVCDVSMAIDEEAADTEGEEQASSVHQEAPEKETADSQQVIPMVENKSQSAPPADADKVALDLLQAENAGVPAKIVEGQVSHVVSSDLELASLWDTHEEIETQSLALEVPAERAADAPSTLQSSNAEGAADVQNTEEDEEPEMVQPRKVLKRKSGALQQKGCPKKAKKSCKYSPGKTDTPQPRMKIDDEAPDAMGRPRAKKTVGRNKRLLDYPQFEVQRRKKNKQRSQREGINRRVKKLVCCQLCGFTITNL
- the LOC135942785 gene encoding retinitis pigmentosa 1-like 1 protein isoform X1, with product MNSSHADAKQALLLVAANDNLKKQIQELETQLKEARAFVEQTNELISVYELIHKQDKAIMDQQNVLIAARDEKIAALGRQEVKKPNCKPTRKGSEKRMLQTLVRLAEKLKANDLLTIYYTKKLEEWTELLNDENNDTYDVDGLEESSKEKPKAPAENLATAVVLSEEAAPPSDAPPSPESEKTAEEKEKEPEATEEAASTAEKNIYVFEPLNSELKAAAEENLIPKDVDGEATVMNDTPVPFADPQYAEAGTPPAGGDQDKAVDIFDEDLVLPYDTPETLSATDNEEMDMLAVEMEEAQSKPVEAGDSTTAGCAHQDAAVQEEAEEPNPSTTRKANGEFEDGEDDWMELSDDDSVCDVSMAIDEEAADTEGEEQASSVHQEAPEKETADSQQVIPMVENKSQSAPPADADKVALDLLQAENAGVPAKIVEGQVSHVVSSDLELASLWDTHEEIETQSLALEVPAERAADAPSTLQSSNAEGAADVQNTEEDEEPEMVQPRKVLKRKSGALQQKGCPKKAKKSCKYSPGKTDTPQPRMKIDDEAPDAMGRPRAKKTVGRNKRLLDYPQFEVQRRKKNKQRSQREGINRRVKKLVCCQLCGFTITNL
- the LOC135943732 gene encoding retinitis pigmentosa 1-like 1 protein is translated as MLNDENNDTYDVDGLEESSKEKPNCEAPAENLATAVVLSEEAAVPSDAPPSPASEKTAEEKEKEPEATEEAASTAKENIYVFEPLNMELTAAAEENLIPKNVDGEAAVMNDTPVSLADPQSAEAGTPAGGDQDEAVDIFDEDLFLPYDTPETLSATEEMDMLAVEIMEAQMQFKGCAHQDAVMREEADEPNPSTTGKANDKFEDGEDDWMEFSDDDSVCDVSMAIDEEAADAEGEEQELSVHQEAPEKETADSQQVIPMAENKSQSAPPADADKVALDLLQAENAGVPAKVVEDQVSHVVSSDFELASLWDTHEEIETHSLALEVPAERAADAPSTLQSSNAEEAAEVQNTEEDEEPEMVQPKKVLKRKLGALQQKGCPKKAKKSCKFSPGKTDTPQPMMKIDDEAPDAMGRPRPKKTVGRNKRLLDYPEFEVQRRKKNKQRSQRERINRRMKMLVGRQLCGFTVINL